Below is a genomic region from Burkholderia pseudomultivorans.
AGGCGTGCCGGCCGGCGTCTTCAACGTGCTGCCCGGCGGCGGCAAGGAAGTCGGCGAGCCGCTGGGCCGACACCCGGATGTGGACATGGTCAGTTTCACCGGCTCGACCGACACGGGCCGCCGCTTCCTCAACTATGCTGCCGAGTCCAATCTGAAGCGCATCGTGCTCGAATGTGGCGGCAAGAATCCGGCCGTCGTGATGCGCGATGCCGAGGATCTGGACGCAGTCGCGCAACACGTCGTCAACGGCGCGTTCTGGAACATGGGCGAGAACTGTTCGGCATCGTCGCGGCTGATCGTCCATGCCGACATCAAGGACGAACTGCTGCGGCGTATCGGCGTGCAGTTGCGCGAATGGAAGACCGGCAATCCGCTCGACCCGGACCACCGGCTCGGCTCGATGGTCAGCAAGGCGCACTTCGAAAAGGTGCGTTCGTATCTCGCGCACGTCGACGCCGAACGCCTGCGCGTCGCGTTCGGCGGCAGCACGGCCAACGACATTTTCGTCGAGCCGACCATCGTGGACGGCGTGCGACCGGACAGCCGGCTGTTTCGCGAAGAGATTTTCGGACCGGTGCTGTCGGTCACGACGTTCACCGATATCGAGGAGGCGATCGCACTCGCGAACGATTCGGTCTATGGACTTGCCGCGTCGGTCTATACCGGCAGCCTGAATCACGCGATTCGCCTGTCGCGCGAGATCCGCGCCGGCGTCGTAACCGTCAACTGCTTCGGCGAAGGCGATGTCACGACACCGTTCGGCGGCTACAAGGAGTCCGGATTCGGCGGTCGTGACAAATCCGTCTGTGCGCACGATCAGTACACCGAGATCAAGACCATCTGGATCGACGTGCCTGCGGCTGCCGCATAAGCACGTCGTATCATGCTGCCGGTCGCGGCCATTCGAAGAGTAGCCGCGACCGGCTATTTTCGTTCGCCCGGCAGTATGCACGCGGTGAACCGTTTCTTTCGGAGTGGAAATAAGTGGTAGTACAAGTATGAGAAGCAAGGACAAGGCGACGCTGGCCGGCCTCGTCGCGATCCTGTTGTGGTCCTCGGTCGTCGCGCTCGTTCGCGGCCTCAGCGAAAGTCTCGGCGCGACCGGCGGCGCCGCGATGATGTATTCCGTCGCATCGGGGTTGCTGGCATTCACGATCGGCTTCCCGCGTCTGCGCGAGCTGCCGCGCAGCTATCTGCTGTGGGGCGGCGCGCTGTTCGTGGCGTACGAACTGTGCCTGTCGCTGTCGATCGGATATGCGAGCGACAGCCGGCAGGCGATCGAAGTCGGGATGGTCAACTACCTGTGGCCGACCTTCACGCTCGCATCGGCGATCCTGTTCAACCGGCAGCGCGCGAACCTGCTGATCGTCCCCGGCTTCGCGCTGTCGATGCTCGGCATCGGCTGGGTGCTGGGCGGCGATCGCGGACTCGACCTGCCAGGCATGCTCGAAAACGTGAGAGTCAATCCGACAAGTTACGGCCTCGCGTTTCTCGGCGCGCTGATCTGGGCCGCGTATTGCACGGTGACGGCGCGCACCGCCAACGGCAAGAACGCGGTCACGCCGTTTTTCGTGCTCGTGTCCGTCGTGCTTTGGATCAAGTATTTCAGCGACGGCGGGGGCGCGATGAGGTTCGATCTTCATGCGATCGTCTATCTCATGCTCGCGGCCTGCGCGATGGGATTTGGCTATGCTGCGTGGAACACAGGAATCCTGCACGGCAATGTCACGGTTATCGTTGGCGCATCGTACTTCACGCCGGTGATTGCGTCGGCGTTCGCGACGGCGCTGCTGCATGCACCGCTGTCAGCCGGGTTCTGGCAGGGCGCGCTGATGGTTTGCGGCGGATCGACTCTGTGCTGGCTGGCGACGCGCGGCGGACACGCGAAGGTACCGACACAGTCAAAAGCCGGCGCACACGCTCGAAGCGGTTGCCAGGAATGTTGACGTGAATGGACCGCCGGCGGCGACATGTCGACGCCGATAGATTCACCGGCCGACGCGCCCGCTGTTTGCCGCTATCGCGCACTGCCCTGAACGCGCGAACGTTGTCCGTCGCAATCAATCGGTACGACGCCTGACTGACAGCACGATCCGATGTGCCGGACTTGAATGCAAAGCGGCGCAACACCGAGACAAGTCAGCAGGAAGCTTCCGAATCGTCATCCCGCCGCGCGCCTCGGTGACGCGCCCGAGTATTCCCGACCGCCCATCGAATGCGGCGGCCGGGACATCCGTGTCGCTTACTTTCTCGACAGCGGCGCCGTAAGCGAGGTGACGAGCGACGTCACCGGCGCAAGCAGGCCGCCGCCAGACGCAGCACCGCCGCCTTGCGCGGAGTTGCTGTTCAGCGAGACCGCCAGTGCGGGGACCACGCCGGCCACCGATCCGACTGCCGAACCGACGGAATGCACCGCCGCGTTGGCGATCGTCGCGCCACCGGAGACGAGCGCGCCGACCGCATTGGTCGCGCCTCCGACCGCACCGGATGCCGTGCCGCCGTTGAGCGCGACACTCAGTGCCGGCAGAGTGCCAGCCACCGCGCCGGTCGTGCCGGTGACGGTGTTCGCCAGCGTGCCCGCAAGGCCTGTCGTGACCGTCGCGAGGGATCCGGCCGCACCGGTTGCGCCGGTGATGACGCCGGTTCCGGAGCCGATGACGCCACCAGCGCCGCTCGTGGCAGGCCCGATCAGCGAAGTCACCGCCGATGCGATCGGCGTGATCGCCGCCGTGCCGCTGCCGGCGATCCCGGTTACCGCGCCGGACGTCGCGCCAATTGCGCCGGTGGCAGCCCCGACCGGCAGCGAGCCGCCAAGGGACCCGACGACGCTCGTGATCGGCGTAATCAGCGCGCCACCGTTGCCCGCGGCCCCCGTAACGGCGTTGACGACGCCCGTGCCGGTGCTGCCGAGCGTTCCAACGACGCCACCCAGGCCGCCGATCGGACCGCCGGCGCCGCCAACGCCGCCCAGCGTCCCGGTCAACGTACCGAGCGCGCCGGTGGCCGAGTTGGCTACGGTGCTGACGACTCCGCCAAGGCCGCCTGCTGTGCCGCCGATGCCGCCTGCACCGCCAAGTGCTCCGGTCAACGTTCCGACTGCACCGGTTGCCGTGTTAGCGACCGTGCCAACGACACCGCCGAGGCCACCCGCTGCGCCACCCACACCGCCAACGCCGCCCAATGCTCCGGTCAACGTTCCGACCGCGCCCGATGCCGTATTGGCGACCGTGCCGACGACACCGCCGAGGCCGCCCGCTGCGCCACCGGCACCGCCAGCGCCGCCCAGTACTCCCGTCAACGTCCCGACCGCGCCCGTTGCCGAGTTGCCGACCGTGCCGACGACACCGCCGACGCCGCCCGCTGCGCCACCGACACCACCAACGCCGCCGAGTGCTCCGGTCAACGTCCCGACCGCGCCCGTTGCCGTGTTGGCCACCGTACCGACAACACCGCCGAGGCCGCCCGCTGCGCCACCGACACCGCCAACGCCGCCAAGTGCTCCGGTCAACGTCCCGACTGCGCCCGTTGCCGTGTTGGCCACCGTGCCAACGACACCGCCAAGGCCACCGGCCGGATCGCCGTTGCCGCCCAAAGCGCCCGTCACTGTGCCGATCACGCCGCCAAGACCACCAGCAGGATTGCCATTGCCACCGAGCGCCCCCGTCACCGTACCGATCACGCCGTCCAAGCCACCGGTCGGATTCCCGCTACCGCCGACACCACCCAAGGCGCCTGTCACGGTACCGACTGCACCGGTTGCTGCATTGGCAACCGTGCCGACGACTCCACCGAGACCGCCAGCGGGATTTCCGGTGCCGCCGAGCCCACCCAGGGCGCCAGTCACCGTGCCGACCACACCGCCAAGGCCACCGGCCGGATTCCCGCTACCGCCGACGCCACCCAGGGTGCCGGTCACGGTACCGACGGTCCCCGTTGCTGCATTGGCAATCGTGCCGACGACTCCACCGAGACCGCCAGTCGGATCACCGCTGCCGCCCAATGCGCCTGTCACGGAGCCAATCACGCCGCCCAGACCGCCGGTCGGATTGCCGCTGCCACCGACACTACCCAGTGCGCCGGATACGGTACCGAGCGCGCCGGTTGCCGTGTCGGCTACCGTCCCGACGACTCCGCCAAGGCCGCCGGCCGGGTTGCCGTTACCGCCCAATGCCCCGGTGACCGTGCCAATCACCCCGCCGAGACCGCCAGCCGGATTACCGTTGCCACCGAGGCCACCCAACGCACCAGTCACGGTGCCGACCACACCGCCGAGCCCCCCCGTCGGATCACCGCTGCCACCAACGCCGCCCAGCGCACCCGTTACCGTACCGACCGCACCGGTCGCCGCATTGGCCACCGTACCGACAACACCACCAAGGCCACCGGTCGCACCACCACTTCCGCCGATGCCACCCAGCGCACCAGTCACCGTGCCGACCACACCGCCGAGACCACCCGTCGGATCACCGCTGCCACCAACGCCGCCCAGCGCACCCGTCACCGTACCGACCGCACCGGTCGCCGCATTAGCCACCGTACCGACGACACCACCAAGGCCCCCGGTCGAACCACCACTTCCGCCGATGCCACCCAACGCCCCGGTCACCGTACCGACCACGCCACCGAGACCACCCGTCGGATCACCGCTGCCACCAACGCCACCCAGCGCACCCGTTACCGTACCGACCGCACCGGTCGCCGCGTTGGTCACCGTACCGACGACACCACCAAGGCCACCGGTCGCACCACCACTTCCGCCGATGCCACCCAGCGCCCCCGTCACCGTACCGACCACGCCACCGAGGCCACCCGTCGGATCACCGCTGCCACCAACGCCGCCCAGCGCACCCGTTACCGTACCGACCGCACCGGTCGCCGCGTTGGTCACCGTAC
It encodes:
- a CDS encoding beta strand repeat-containing protein, coding for MKTKMNVKLTGIALSVAALFSMAAGSSEAVVVTAVPGSLSNTDGVIIEGASPASGGLIGTVTGWGNGAVSVGSPANGGGISIGMAGTGTGSATVNIGSGLLEPVAGVAGTVTGALGGVGGSGGAAGGLGGVVGTVGNAATGAVGAVTGALGGVGGSSDPTGGLGGVVGTVTGALGGIGGSGGSTGGLGGVVGTVTGALGGVGGSGDPIGGLGGVVGTVTGALGGIGGGGGATGGLGGVVGTVTGALGGVGGSGDPTGGLGGVVGTVTGALGGIGGSGGSTGGLGGVVGTVTNAATGAVGTVTGALGGVGGSGDPTGGLGGVVGTVTGALGGIGGSGGATGGLGGVVGTVTNAATGAVGTVTGALGGVGGSGDPTGGLGGVVGTVTGALGGIGGSGGSTGGLGGVVGTVANAATGAVGTVTGALGGVGGSGDPTGGLGGVVGTVTGALGGIGGSGGATGGLGGVVGTVANAATGAVGTVTGALGGVGGSGDPTGGLGGVVGTVTGALGGLGGNGNPAGGLGGVIGTVTGALGGNGNPAGGLGGVVGTVADTATGALGTVSGALGSVGGSGNPTGGLGGVIGSVTGALGGSGDPTGGLGGVVGTIANAATGTVGTVTGTLGGVGGSGNPAGGLGGVVGTVTGALGGLGGTGNPAGGLGGVVGTVANAATGAVGTVTGALGGVGGSGNPTGGLDGVIGTVTGALGGNGNPAGGLGGVIGTVTGALGGNGDPAGGLGGVVGTVANTATGAVGTLTGALGGVGGVGGAAGGLGGVVGTVANTATGAVGTLTGALGGVGGVGGAAGGVGGVVGTVGNSATGAVGTLTGVLGGAGGAGGAAGGLGGVVGTVANTASGAVGTLTGALGGVGGVGGAAGGLGGVVGTVANTATGAVGTLTGALGGAGGIGGTAGGLGGVVSTVANSATGALGTLTGTLGGVGGAGGPIGGLGGVVGTLGSTGTGVVNAVTGAAGNGGALITPITSVVGSLGGSLPVGAATGAIGATSGAVTGIAGSGTAAITPIASAVTSLIGPATSGAGGVIGSGTGVITGATGAAGSLATVTTGLAGTLANTVTGTTGAVAGTLPALSVALNGGTASGAVGGATNAVGALVSGGATIANAAVHSVGSAVGSVAGVVPALAVSLNSNSAQGGGAASGGGLLAPVTSLVTSLTAPLSRK
- a CDS encoding aldehyde dehydrogenase produces the protein MADLLTAAQYAAIAAELQLPNQAFIDGAFRPSSSGDTFATTNAATNTILTEIAACNAADVDVAVASARQAFRDGRWRRMPPSQRKSILLKFADLLERHAHELATMESLDSGKPIRECQNTDVPETIHTIRWHAELIDKIYDSTAPTGANALALVVREPIGVVGLVLPWNFPLLMLAWKIGPSLAAGCSIVVKPAKETTLTALRVAELAHEAGVPAGVFNVLPGGGKEVGEPLGRHPDVDMVSFTGSTDTGRRFLNYAAESNLKRIVLECGGKNPAVVMRDAEDLDAVAQHVVNGAFWNMGENCSASSRLIVHADIKDELLRRIGVQLREWKTGNPLDPDHRLGSMVSKAHFEKVRSYLAHVDAERLRVAFGGSTANDIFVEPTIVDGVRPDSRLFREEIFGPVLSVTTFTDIEEAIALANDSVYGLAASVYTGSLNHAIRLSREIRAGVVTVNCFGEGDVTTPFGGYKESGFGGRDKSVCAHDQYTEIKTIWIDVPAAAA
- the yddG gene encoding aromatic amino acid DMT transporter YddG, producing MRSKDKATLAGLVAILLWSSVVALVRGLSESLGATGGAAMMYSVASGLLAFTIGFPRLRELPRSYLLWGGALFVAYELCLSLSIGYASDSRQAIEVGMVNYLWPTFTLASAILFNRQRANLLIVPGFALSMLGIGWVLGGDRGLDLPGMLENVRVNPTSYGLAFLGALIWAAYCTVTARTANGKNAVTPFFVLVSVVLWIKYFSDGGGAMRFDLHAIVYLMLAACAMGFGYAAWNTGILHGNVTVIVGASYFTPVIASAFATALLHAPLSAGFWQGALMVCGGSTLCWLATRGGHAKVPTQSKAGAHARSGCQEC